A single window of Watersipora subatra chromosome 9, tzWatSuba1.1, whole genome shotgun sequence DNA harbors:
- the LOC137404891 gene encoding ryncolin-4-like, translating into MWLLSLLIAITCVSGALIGYDSPKQELFILNQKIKILYNLIESQCSTIVVRRSAAQDLTDPVEVVIARTLHQKLLQKYHECTQKEKIQAGTQVRDCQEYYEKGETKSGVYNIRPGNNASQEFSVWCDFDSAHGWTVFQRRSNATVSFDRPWDVYKNGFGNVDGEHWLGNDKIYHLTQTNQILNIQLKAEDNVPAFGTWQEFYIADEKDQYKLTANTTGYNGTLIDYLSYHDGIPFTTSDRDNDQLVKNCAINHEGGWWYKGCGPVHPSKNGMYWGGYSIDAIASLMRVTRN; encoded by the exons ATGTGGCTGCTCAGCCTACTAATAGCGATTACCTGTGTCTCAGGAGCTCTCATTGGCTATGACAGCCCAAAACAAGAACTTTTTATACTCAACCAGAAAATCAAAATTCTCTACAACCTAATTGAATCACAATGCTCGACTATCGTTGTTAGACGGTCCGCGGCTCAGGACTTGACAGACCCTGTAGAAGTGGTCATTGCGAGAACACTTCaccaaaaacttttacaaaagtACCACGAATGCACACAGAAAGAAAAAATCCAAG CAGGTACTCAAGTGAGAGATTGTCAAGAATACTACGAGAAGGGAGAAACAAAGTCAGGGGTGTACAATATACGACCTGGCAATAATGCATCGCAAGAGTTTAGCGTGTGGTGTGACTTTGATAGCGCGCATGGATGGACTGTATTTCAGAGAAGGAGTAACGCAACAGTGAGCTTTGATAGACCTTGGGATGTGTATAAGAATGGTTTTGGTAATGTTGATGGAGAACATTGGTTAG GAAATGACAAAATCTACCATCTTACTCAAACCAACCAAATACTGAATATACAGCTCAAAGCGGAAGACAATGTACCAGCATTTGGCACCTGGCAAGAGTTCTACATAGCTGATGAGAAGGACCAGTACAAACTGACT GCAAATACTACGGGGTACAATGGCACTCTGATCGACTACCTATCTTATCACGATGGTATTCCGTTTACGACCAGTGACAGAGATAACGATCAGCTCGTCAAAAACTGTGCTATTAACCATGAAG GAGGCTGGTGGTACAAAGGCTGTGGACCTGTTCACCCTAGTAAAAATGGTATGTACTGGGGTGGATATTCGATTGATGCGATTGCTTCACTCATGAGGGTGACGAGAAACTAg